In Acropora palmata chromosome 7, jaAcrPala1.3, whole genome shotgun sequence, one genomic interval encodes:
- the LOC141886207 gene encoding uncharacterized protein LOC141886207: MFLIRDGLMFVSFFPVIQWLSVFSFMFQPCAYNVVLFCPNLGFYKSERRRRMYYCIFNSSSIQGFYKSWRRTRMYYCISNSSSSQDSSQANEEVKNRNCKSDSMKGFFRRFFQSVNQTFA, from the exons ATGTTTCTAATTCGGGATGGGTTgatgtttgtttctttctttccagtaATTCAATGGCTGAGTGTATTCTCCTTCATGTTTCAACCTTGCGCTTACaacgttgttttgttttgccctAATTTAGGCTTCTACAAGTCAGAGAGGAGGAGAAGAATGtattattgcatttttaacTCATCTTCCATTCAAG GCTTCTACAAGTCATGGAGGAGGACAAGAATGTATTATTGCATTTCTAACTCATCTTCTAGTCAAG aTTCTTCTCAAGCCAACGAGGAAGTCAAGAACAGAAACTGCAAAAGTGACTCAATGAAAGGGTTCTTTAGGCGTTTCTTTCAAAGTGTCAACCAAACGTTCGCCTAG